The Portunus trituberculatus isolate SZX2019 chromosome 50, ASM1759143v1, whole genome shotgun sequence genome includes the window tacatacgtatACTGAAGATTATCGTAAACCACATTCTATCCAATCCCATCAATAAGGTATCCCTCCTCATTCAGTGAAATCCCATCACAGTAACATCCTATAATGAAAAGTTTTCTCTACACCATCACTacatgttttttcctctttacatttCGCAATGCACAGCGCAATCGTGTTAGTTATATGGTtataagaaaatcaaataaacacaTATGGcactccttttatttattgaacCAGTAGTAGGCTTACAATTTTTGAGACATACAGACATCAGCGTGGTACGTTGTTAATATAGAAAAGTAAGTCATAGCGAGTTTCAGCGACATGGTACAGTAGTCTCAATGTTCACGTCTACTGGGCTTAAATCCAGCTACGTGGCATCCTGACGCTTGGAACCTGGAGCAGTCGGTCGTGCGGAGACCAACGTTCCTCGCTGTTAGCAGCGCCCGCATGTCCACGCCGCCCACTACCTCTGGGAACTGGCTGGCCAACCCACTGCAGGTACATCATGAACCCAAGaacaacaaagataaaatataaattactcaaataatataatgaaaaattaaataagtagCCAGGGGGTTCACTGAAGCTCACCTGGCCAAAGTGGCGGCCATGGCCCCAACAGCGCCTTCAGCAGCGGCTTGGGCAGCAGCATCGCACAGCAGCCGCAGCACGCAGTCTTGACGGGTCTCGGCTAGTGCCAGCATGTGTCCGCGCATTATCTGGAAGGCTGCCCTCACTGCTGCCCCCTGACACTCGAAGCCGCCAGTACACCATCGCTGAAGACTCACCTGGTGACATAAGAGTTAGAAAATACAGAAGTAAGTCTTCATCATGTTTTTGTGCTGCATTATTAAGTATATTTGGATATCAAAGTAAATTGTTCAGCGACCTGGTTATTGAGCACCTTGTTGCCGGGGAGAATAAACGACTCGTAGTGCTCGAAGCTCCCTTGTCCTGCGTCCTGCCACCGTTTTGATCGTTTTTGACTGGATCCTTCTCCATGAATGTCAGTCGTGTTCTTCGAGGTTTTCTCTTCTGTATTTAaagattttcttttcatttctgccTCGACCATTTCCTGCAACCGATGCCAGTTACTATCGCCCTCTGATTCCAAGTCCATCGCACTCACTAACactgtgacctctgacctatTAGCAAACGAATCTGTTCTCTCAGCATCGTTTTTCATGGCCAGTGTTTGATCAATATTTTCActtatcttttttgtctttttttcttcgttaagTCGCATCGACGGAGGCGAGTTGAACAGGCCAGTAGATGGCGAGTGATGAGAGGTAAAGGAATAGCTGTAGTTGGTGAGAGTTGTAATACCATACAGATCACTCTGGTGATCTTGTATGGGCGGGTCCTCCTCTGGTTCAGGAGGGGATGCAAAGATAGAGCCAAGAGGGTAAGCATCTCTCCAAATATCGAAGGCTGTGATGaatcttcttcctttaatttgCTGAGCATGAGGTGACATATGGCGGGGCCTGCGAGACTGTCCATCGCCATCACGCGTCACGGTGGGGTCGATGAGGCTCAGATCAGACACCGAGGCCCAGTCTATGTCCAGACCACCAAAACTGTTGACTATCGTAGTAAAACCTcgcttcatgttgttgttgttgttgttgttattattattattgttgttattgttattgttgttattgttattgttgttgttattgttgccgcCACCGATGCCAATGCCGCCTATTCCTGTGGCATTGATGTTTATGTTGAGAGTGAAGTCGATcatgagggtgaggaggagggtgaggaaggcgaagaaggaaaacactCCGCTGTGACCTGACGGACACACCTCGATGACTGGAGGAGGCTTGGGGGAGGTATGGGGTTGGCCGTACCCAGAGGGCTTTGGTGGTTGGTTGTAGGAAGACCGGTCGTTGAATGAAGAGGTGTCTGCACTATAACCAGGATTTAGTGCACTGAAAATTTCTACCATGTCATTCATGGGTATGGTAGATAATGGAgcatagtagtaattgttgtaagGGATGTGACTGTATTGCCTCGAAGATTCCCTTTCACCTTGTTCTCCGTAAAAACCCTTGTCATGAACTTGTCCATTGGCTCGCTGGGTCACTACATTGTACAGGTGCCGGAGTGATGCCGCTCTCTCTTGTCTCAGTCCCCGAACTTCCGCCTCCGCCACTACCTCTTCTGCAATCTTTTGCAGGTCACCCCCAGATTGTTTCTGGAGCCTCTCTGCAGCCTCAACAGCCTCGTCGATGATGGCGTCGTACTGGCCATAGGTTGGGACAACCGACCGCAATACTTCCTTCTTCAGGAAGTCTCTGAAGGAAGGATCGCTCACCAAAACTCTCCAGTCTAGCTTTTCCAGCTTTTCCAGCCAACTTGCTATTCTCTGATTAGCTGTCATGGCGTTGTGTGCACCCTGGAAGGAGTGATTTCAACATCAAATTATAAGTAGATGGTggtaaaagacaaaaatatggtAAAGCTTTTATGaggcactatatatatatatatatatatatatatatatatatatatatatatatatatatatatatatatatatatatatatatatatatatatatatatatatatatatatatatatatatatatatatatatatatatatatatatatatatatatatatatatatatatatatatatatatatatatatatatatatatatatatatatatatatatatatatatatcgtagtCTTCATGTATTTTAATATGCTATATGACTGTTTCATGGCGTTTGTAAAACAATAGAatattgttcacacacacacacacacacacacacacacacacacacacacacacacacacacacggtagctcagtggttagagcgctggcttcacaagccagaggaccggagttcgattccccggccgggtggagatatttgggtgtgtctcctttcacgtgtaccccctgttcacctagcagtgagtaggtacgggatgtaaatcgaggagttgtgaccttgttgtcccggtgtgtggtgtgtgcctggtctcaggcctatcccaagatcggaaataatgagctctgagctcgttccgtagggcaacgtctggctgtctcgtcagagactgcagcagatcaaacagtgaaacacacacggcccggtagctcagtagttagagcgttggcttcacaagccagaggaccggggttcgattccccggccgggtggagatatttgggtgtgtctcctttcacgtgtagcccctgttcacctagcagtgagtaggtacgggatgtaaatcgaggagttgtgaccttgttgtcctggtgtgtggtgtgtgtctggtctcaggcctatccgaagatcggaaataatgagctctgagctcgttccgtagggtaacgtctggctgtctcgtcagagactgcagcagatcaaacagtgaattacacacacacacacacacacacacctgttgactGCGGGCGATGGAATCAACTTCAGCAGAAGTAAAGGATGTCGAGACATCATCCGGATGGTGACCGTCGACGACTGTGTGTTCCAAGACAGCGGTGGCAGCACACGCCCCTGCCGCAACCCACGTCCAGAGCCACGCTGCCCTCATGCTTACCCTGTTTAAGCACAGAAATAACATCACTAAgtacatttttcttatatatatatatatatatatatatatatatatatatatatatatatatatatatatatatatatatatatatatatatatatatatatatatatatattcaccacTTGTGCATATTACTCTTCACCTGTCTGAAGCTCGTAGTTGCGTTAGAGTATTTTCTGAGTGGTCTtccgatgctccctctcctctctctctctgacaccttCGCAGTTCACTCTTGCAGcactgagagagacagagaggagcaACGCCACCTACCTTGAATGCGGACTAAAATACTCTTCTCCGTTAGGTGACGTCGCAGGGGAGGAGGTGCCTCTTCATGACCTACTTTATGACTTCCTTTTTAGTATTCtagtttgtttttcctattcgattatgatgataatgatgatgatggtgattgtcattattattattatcattattataattattattattattactattattattattattattattattattattattattattattattattattattattattattattattattattattattattattattattattactattattattattattattattatcagtagtagtagtagtagtagtagtagtagtagtagtaccattataatttttgctattattattattatcatcatcatcatcatcaccagtagtagtagtagtagtagtagtaagagtagtagtagcatcttCACCATCAGTAACGTTAACAATAGTAATCTGCAATCCGATGTTTGAGCGTAACGGCATCGTAACTGATGTGAACAACCACCAGCCACTCGCACGTACTGTACAATGGGAAGGAACCGTGTCCTCTCCGTAACGTTGAAGGCGTGACAGTGTGACGGCGTGGATGGGACGCGTACATGAGGCCCATTATCGGAGAGTGTGAGGGGCGGGGATGTGCGCATCAAGATGGAAAggtattatttttcctcacttttattACACAAGCATCATCACAACAAATAGAGCAAGAGCATGTGAACACTGCAGGGGTAAAGTTCATTGATGTTTGTTAGATATATTCTTCATAGCATCATGTCTCTCTTCCCTAATTATTCCTGCACATTTCATCACTAATCCATCACTAAAATCTACTTccgtttgttcttttctctctttttttattttattatttttttttttacattctttatctatctatcattttctttccgtcCAGTACCATATACACCTCCTTACATCTATAggcaatgtaaagaaaattcCCTTATCAATTATCTCTCCACGCTAGTCCCGCAGAGTAATATCTAGACTTTATTTCCTCATTCACTGCTCAGGATAT containing:
- the LOC123499731 gene encoding uncharacterized protein LOC123499731; translation: MRAAWLWTWVAAGACAATAVLEHTVVDGHHPDDVSTSFTSAEVDSIARSQQGAHNAMTANQRIASWLEKLEKLDWRVLVSDPSFRDFLKKEVLRSVVPTYGQYDAIIDEAVEAAERLQKQSGGDLQKIAEEVVAEAEVRGLRQERAASLRHLYNVVTQRANGQVHDKGFYGEQGERESSRQYSHIPYNNYYYAPLSTIPMNDMVEIFSALNPGYSADTSSFNDRSSYNQPPKPSGYGQPHTSPKPPPVIEVCPSGHSGVFSFFAFLTLLLTLMIDFTLNININATGIGGIGIGGGNNNNNNNNNNNNNNNNNNNNNNNNNNMKRGFTTIVNSFGGLDIDWASVSDLSLIDPTVTRDGDGQSRRPRHMSPHAQQIKGRRFITAFDIWRDAYPLGSIFASPPEPEEDPPIQDHQSDLYGITTLTNYSYSFTSHHSPSTGLFNSPPSMRLNEEKKTKKISENIDQTLAMKNDAERTDSFANRSEVTVLVSAMDLESEGDSNWHRLQEMVEAEMKRKSLNTEEKTSKNTTDIHGEGSSQKRSKRWQDAGQGSFEHYESFILPGNKVSLQRWCTGGFECQGAAVRAAFQIMRGHMLALAETRQDCVLRLLCDAAAQAAAEGAVGAMAATLASGLASQFPEVVGGVDMRALLTARNVGLRTTDCSRFQASGCHVAGFKPSRREH